TGAGGCGCTTGCGGTAGTCTGAAATCAACACATTGGTCACATTAAGTTCATCTCCATAATACTTATGCAGCCTTTTCTTGATTTCATCATCTGTCGGATCAGATTCAGGATACATGCGGATTACCAGGTGGAAGTGGTTGCCTAAAAGTGCGAATCCCAGCACATCCACGAAGTAGAATTGACTGAGCTTTTTGATCAGGCCCAGCAGAAAGTCATTGTCCCTGTCTTTGATGGGCAGGCCCTGCAAGGCTGTTCTGGAAACAATATGGTATACGCTTGGCTGATTATCCCGGATAAATCTGGCTATTCTGGGCATGGTGAACCTCCGTTAAGGCTTGTGGTTGAGCGGTTTGGAGTAAACTTAACAAATTTCGATTTTGTTTGCAATAATTAACCTGTCCCATACTTCTTATTTCAGGGTATCCCCCATGGCTCCACTCTTTGGGATGCTTAACCACTCTGGCCCTGACCATGTTCATGTCTATGTAGACCAGGCACTTTACCAGGTGCTCATCAACATCCACTGCTGTAGCGTGATACCTGTCTTCCCAGAAAGCCCCCTTACGCTTCTTCCTTTGATTGTATTCCTGGCCGGTTCTGCCAGCCACCAATTGTAAGGACCTGGGTATAACATCTTTGTCTTCATGGCCGTGTACCAGCAAGTGAATATGATTCGAGGTAACCGTATAGTTCAATACCTGTAGCCCGTATCTCTTTTTCGCTTCAAATAACCATTTAATCCAAGTTGATCGGTCCTTGGCAAATTTCAGCAGGAATTCCTTTTTATGGCATCTATGGGTTATATGCCACAAATGATCAGGCAAAAAATATCTGTTGGCTCTGGGCATATTTGCTTACAACTGGTTTTTGATTATTAAAAAGGGCATTCTAAGGCCAATTTTGGGCTCTGTAAAGGCCATTTATTCAATCAATTTAGAACTTTAATTAGGTCCGACCCCAAACCCATGACTGTATGCAGGGGACAGGGGACAGGGGACAGGAGACAGGGGACAGGAGACAGGGGACAGGAGACAGGAGGCAGGAGACAGGGGACAGGGGACAGGGGGCAGTAAAAACAAAGAGTTATGGAACCATTTTATGCCTGAATTTTTCATTTCCTGACTTTTTGCAGGGGGGCATCTTTATTTACATTAATGGCGGGAATGTCTCTGCATTAAGATGGAGTCAAATTCATCTAAGGCAGCTTTTTTGCGCCAAAAAAGCGGAGAAACATTCTGTTCAAAGATATCCCTGGTCTGCCTGGCCATTTCCAGGCTGACAAAGTTAATATAAACATTAAAAAGATGTTCAAGAACCAAGGGGTTGGATACATTTTTATAATGCATTGGCCCGCGCATTGAGCCTTCTCTTGCTTCAGTGCTCAGTTGTCCAACATAATCAGTGCGAAGCATGACTACTGCCACCTTGTCAAAATATACAAGTACCCAGTCAGGGGACTGGTGAAACCAGCCGATAAGCTCCTGGTAGCGCCTGTGAATCAGGGCGGAATTAAAGTGATACTTTGATGTGAATTTATCAAACCCCTGAGAATCGAGAGTGTATTTTGTTCCGATACTTATGTAATCGGGGAATACTGAGTCCTTGTAGGGGAAGTGGCGGGGATCAATAAAAACCTTGTATTCGGGATAAGCGCTCCACAAGAGGTAACCTCCTGAGAGATAGTCATTGAATAGTGGCTTTGGTAAATTATTGCTGATAATATATTCTACCTCTTTATCCGGGATATAGTCCCTGTAGTTCACCCCAAACCAGGAAGGATTCTGGTAAATACAGGCTGCAGCAATAAGTGAGTAGGCACTTAAAGATAAAAATGCAGCAAGAAGAAATGGCTGCAACCTGGACAGTTTAAAAAAACCATCTAAGCGCCATGCCAGGTAAATCATGGACATTACCCAAATTATTCCAAAGACAAGAGAAAGACGAGACATGAACATGGCCATGAAATAAAAGCTGATATTGGCTGTTGCCACGGGCAGATCGGCCCATCCGGTGCGTACCCATGAAAAAGTCCAGAAGACAATGAACAGAGTTATCATCAAAGTTAAGGCATAGGCGGTGACACTAATAAAGTGAGCGCCGGATCCCAAAAAAAGAAAAGGCCACATGCTCTGGTATTCAGCAATTGCTCTGTAGTCG
The nucleotide sequence above comes from Desulfonatronovibrio magnus. Encoded proteins:
- a CDS encoding transposase, with amino-acid sequence MPRANRYFLPDHLWHITHRCHKKEFLLKFAKDRSTWIKWLFEAKKRYGLQVLNYTVTSNHIHLLVHGHEDKDVIPRSLQLVAGRTGQEYNQRKKRKGAFWEDRYHATAVDVDEHLVKCLVYIDMNMVRARVVKHPKEWSHGGYPEIRSMGQVNYCKQNRNLLSLLQTAQPQALTEVHHAQNSQIYPG